In the genome of Hydra vulgaris chromosome 06, alternate assembly HydraT2T_AEP, the window AAAAAAGGTTGCATTCTTtggaagtaaaaaattttatttcaatttttttctcttttttacgcTTACAGATAATTTAAACAGAAGAATTAGTTCCGTTAATCACAGTTAATCTAAAATcacagtaaataaatgaaactcgttaataatgataataataattaatagcGCCTTTGTATATCCAAGCGCTTTCCATTTTCGGGGTAGTTGAGGTTATTTGATTAGgataattaagattttaatgaTCGTATTTGACAAATAAGATTTCAATTATTACATTCGATAAATGAGATTGGAGGGGCACAAGACggcatatttattttaaaaattatggaCGTGTTTCTCCACGTTCTATTTTTAAGGTATTGTCATTTAAGACGtgatatttatttagaaatttatagagatcattgttCACATATTTCAGTGGTTAAGAAGACTCAGTAGTTTGATGGATGCAAACATGCACAAcacatcaagaaaaaaaaaaaattgattaaataaactaaaaaccttttgttgttttattgataTCATCAGCACTGGTGCTCTATGACAAGACCTGATTTGAAGTATCCGTTTTcattatactttaatatttattctttatattttaacaatatcttctcttttaatttttcctcTTGTATTTGTTTGAATCTTTATCTTACAGGTTGTAATAAAAGAACaacaatatacatatatatatatatatatatatatatatatatatatattatatatatatatatatatatatatatatatatatatatatgtatatatatatatgtatatatatatatatatatatatatatatatatatatatgcaaaaaaagcATGACCACTAAACCGGCAACTATCAACCTATCAGTGTCACCTCTGTTACGTGCAAACTAATGGAAAAGGTAGTTAGGCAAGCCATCCTAGCGCACCTTGTAGACATCAGTTTGATTACATAAGCGGGCAAGAGTATGACATTTGAAGCTAAAcatctaaaaatgcaaaaattttaacatcggttgctgaaataaaaaatatttctatacaGTGCTTAACGTTGACAAGTTTACAAGTCAGGTCAGGTTCAGCATCATCAAGATCACTCTGCTAATTGTATCATGTATCGCAGTCCTACCCGTCTATGTCCTGCTGCCTTATAAGGTTagtttttttaggcaaaggcttgGAGAATATAACTCCAACTTAAAATTCCCTATTCTAAGGTACTCGGTTGAGTAAAAGCTACTGATGgtgtttcaataaaattacttattttggGCCAATGTTAACTGCATCTAGAAACTATAAATCTGTGTTAAATTGTTTCCTATCTAGGCTTATGAATGCTGAACCTTCTTGACACTgcttatatgtttttgtttgctactctttgataatggctatgcaacttcTCCTGCTATTTCCTTATGAGAATACagttctaaaactcagtttattGATTCTGATGCCAAATTGTAGTAAGGTTAAGTGGTAGCTTTCTGTGGTAACTCTTAGAATCAGtagattccatcaacagctttAAAATATCAGGGTATTAACAGTTCCGTGttgcattaattattttgtggtacgtattgtcaaggccacataaggagtcTGAAGTATATCTTCACTCTACCatctttctctttattttttgttgttttaatttttcgtaaggctcttttaaatataatttctggTTAAATTGACCATGCTTTCTCTCTTTACTCTTCTGCCAACAGGGCCAACGTAAGTAGGTGTCACGTCGGGGgtgctattaaaattttttacatacgAAATAAAAAGGtccttgttttttgaattttgtcaagTAACTAATCTAAAAGATCTACATTTGCCTACTGACTTGTCTAACGGGTGGTTACTAAAAATCCGGACTAACTTTCATGGGCAATTACTCCCATAGTCTTTATGGtagagattaaataaaaatatcattaaaaagagtttttagttatttatttattttaattaagtttgtctTCAACCAGTCTGTTTCTTCGGATTTGGCCGACTCTAACACGAGTTGACCCAAAAAGTGAAAATACAAGGTTaaggtcaatttttttcaggCAAAGCTTTATTCTGGTTTGTAGTTGCTTCACGTCTTTTGCTTGCCAGTTACTCTCATACACTTTGCCTTTCAAAATAGCCCAAAAGTCTTCTATTGGACGACACTCCGGTACGGCTGGCGgattgtcaacttttttgataaaattgatattatgAGTCTCATAGCAGTTGGTCACGGTTTTGGCATAATGCGATGACGCCAGGTCCGgccaaaatatataattatcatCGGCATGATGAGCGTTGATGAACGGCACTAATCTTCTCTTTATACAATTAATTTCATAGATGGCTTTATTGACTGCAAGGCCGCTGGGGATAAAAAATGGCTTTGAAATACCTTTGTCAGAAGCGGCCAGCCAGACAAGCACCTTGGGCTCGAACTTGCgctttttgcaatatttaacaCTTGGTGGAGTCTTGTCTCTGTTGCTAGAGTAGTAGGTGCTGTTTCCATTAATTGTTGAGTGTGACAGAGTAAAGTAAGACTCGTCGTCAAGGATGACCGATTTTCCTTTAAAATCACAATAAACACGATCAATGCCGGTTTTGATTCGCTCATTCTGGTTCTCTAGTCGATGAGGTATACcctgttttttataacttttgatgCCAGTGTACTTGGCAAGAGTTTTAATGATATGTGAATGACTGCATCCATATTTTCGACCAGCTTGCCTCATCGAAACTCGGTCACTGTGATCAAATATGGTTTTCAGGCGCTTGATACCCTTTGGGGTCATGATTTTGGCCACACGACCACTTCCTTGCACTCTTTTGTACCCAGAATCATTCTCAACACGTTTGATTATATCATAGATAGTGCTTCTTGGAATTTTTTCAGCATTGAAGTGAGCTACTGTGAACTTTTtaccttgcaatttatttttcaaatagaaCTCGTAAATCCGTTTTCTTACCTCTTCTTGCTTAGCCATCATTATTTTcttaactattattaattatataaaaacaagtaaattaacttatagaaaattaaataagcttTAAAATGGATATAagcatgaaaaaaaataatttagtttgtggcatttaaaattcagttaaagatagtccggatttttagtaaccacccgttaaaagggtcaaatttgccgactaaataaACGAAAAACTTATTGATGGCGGTGGTGAAGGTAGTGAGGGGGTCCCATCCCCCATATACCTCCCTCTTTCGCGCAGGCTTTGTccgccaatattgttgttattgatgAATTTAATACTTATCACACAGAATAGTTTAGCTCTGACACCACTGACCTTTGTGGCACCAAAGCTCATATTTTATACTCAAGTTCATACTAAAGCATCaactttttacttatataattttgaGATTATTTATGTGGTTTTCTTTGTGACAGTCTTTTGCTGATGTCTTTTCACTCtgtactaataaatattattccAACATAATCTCCTGGATTCAGGTaggtataaaagtttttatttctcctTGCTGGTTCTAAGACAAGcttcattctactccatggttttaaCTTTCTagtgcagctgctatatctaattgtaacctttttttttaaaaaagcaactcTCATAAGAACAAAAGTATACGTGTTATTGCTAGAAATCAATGTGAAAGGGAGCTGTCTGGTGCTAAAGTCTATTTTTCCCAGTTTATTAAATCTCGTATTTAGGCGTTAGagacttttagaaaattttcaaCATTATCATTTACAAAGACAAAGTAAAGGATAAgacagaattatttttttctaatttgactcttgagTCTAATAGCCATACTCTTCCTGCTATTacagttaaacaggttaacccatttTTAGACATCCAAATCACTCCAGCATTCGTTActtaaatcatttcaaaattaaactcttctacggcttgtgatccaggcaatattacaaaagtgtcctccagaactctcttctaTTCTCCctgaactatttaataagtgcttgattGAACCTGTTTTTCCTGCTTGCTAGGAACTGGCATTGTGGtcccaattttaaaaaagttctggaCCCTCCAACAAAACATCTAgaacattctgacccctccaagtattgtccgatcagtcttctctCTATTATTAGCAAAGTCTTTAgtcttttattaacaaatttctaacatcCTATCTTAAGtctaataacttactgtcagacaatcggTTTTCAAGTTGGAGGCGGCAGGTAAAGGGTATTGCTCTTGGCATATCTAAATCTTTTGTCAGACATattggtcttctccataagcttttttcatatggtgtataagggaaaatttttgagattatcaaactATTTCTTTCTAAAGCCATTCTCGAAAGCCAACATTCTTTTTCATTTCCAGTGACTTCTGGGATATCTCATGGTTCTATCTTTGGttctgtattgttttttttatctatattaatgattcCCTTGACAATCTTTGATTTAAATTTGGCTTTTTTTGCTGacgattcaattttttaatcctgtattgacaaaaaaaatttttttgatcgcAAAGAACAGGTAGCCGATCTTGAATCTGGTCTCTCTTTCTGTAACAACTTGAGGTTTGCTttggcttttaaattttaactccaacaaaacttagttatttactgctaacatttattgatgaatatattaacgtattgaaaatatattgatacATAGCAATCCACTCGCTGAGTCCTCTTTTTTACGCTTTCTTGGTTTATCGCTCACGACTGACCTCtcatgaaaaccatatatactATCAATTGCAATGTTAGCAACTTTTCAGTTGCTAACATTGCAattctttatcgtgcttgcaaTTATATTACTCCTTGCTTGCAGCCATGTTGGGAGTggattagattaaaaaaaaatcaaaattcgGAATTGAGCTCAACAGAACTTGATTTAGgcataataatcataataattagCAACAGCCTCAAACAAAAGGCTTTAGCATGTACTGCTAACTCTAAGGCCAACAAGTTGCTTGCTAATGCTTAAAAAGACACGTGTTTCGCGCAATGTGGCACAATGGAAAAAATTATACATCACGTATGTTGATCATCAGCTCGAGTTTTCTACTTTAACTTAGAACCCACATACACTTAGCTGACGGGCCACTAAGTATCCATTTACTAATTGGACAACTTTGTCAGTATTGAAGCATTatcattcaaatatttaacttgttagacagtactattaaaaaaaattaaccagattgtttgattttaagactagttataattttcattaaaacaaaacttgagaGCTTCTATATAAGTTGGAAGTTTATTTACAGATAAAACCATTGCATGACCAAAAATTGGGCAGTTAGGTTCGCtacaagtaattttttaagaacAGCCATGACAGTTAGTTTAACattattgattaataaaaacaaaacaaaatgtcaAAATGAGTTGCTGTGGCGAGAAAGTTGTTGTGGAAACAAACCAATTTTGCAGTGATGTGTTAGAATACTCCAACGCAAACTTTAtaacagaaataataaaagcGAACATTTAGGATGCTATAGCTCCAGATGTAAAtggttctctttttttttaattatccatAAATACTTATGTCTACAGACAAGTTTTTTTGCTGAAtagcaaatggaaaaaaaattattttaggcctACCCAAATTATGGCCCCCATATCCTAAAACGGTGCCTCATGCTGAAGACTTCTGCGCCCCTCTCCCCCATCCCCCAGCAATAATTCGCAACGATCCGAAATATCGTAGTTTtgagaataaatataaatgttaagcTATTGTgcgtgtatgtgtgtgtattgattatatacatagtatgtgtattgctaaaaaagtttGCTGTTTAATcgatttcatactttttttaaatgcgaGCCCACGTCTCGTCAACCGTCAACCGTTATACCGTCaaccgttaaaaaaaaattatttatattttaactacaaaatttaatttaaaaacggtAATACTTGTAAGAAAGTATTTTATCGAatgtaattatataaagttttaaataaaataacgggtgttaactaaaaaatgagaattttCATATCGgggtataataaaaacaaatgtttaggaaatgaaagttatatttatttatattgaaactgaatttattttaactcactaatctttaagaaaaaattaatgaacatTCGAATATGATCCATCATCAGCAGTTCGACGAAGACTTGTCATGATGTTGGAATAGGAGCATTGTACAGCATTTTTTGATTCGGATTGTTTGCATCTTTTGATTCGGGTAATCAATAGTTTGCAATTCTTAGCTCTCCAattgtttttgtatactaaCGAACTCAAATATCCAAAAAAATCCTCAATTGGACGACACTGAGGCAAGTTTGTCAGATTGCGGGTTTTTGGTATATATGGGATGTTTTGACTTTCCAAGAagacatttgtttttttggcaTAATGCAATGATCCGGCCAAATCAAGTAATTGTCATCTGaatgatatttttgaagaaatggaATCAATATTTTCTTCTAACATTGATTCTAGTATACTTCTTGATTAATAGCCAAACCACTTAGCTTGAACAATGGCTAGGAAATTCCCCTCTCAGATATGGCAATGTACAGCATCACTTTCTGCTCAAACTTggtgttatattttgtattttacgTTTTTTAGCGTTTTGGAGAGGGGGAAGTAACTTTCGTCATCCAAAATGAAACATTTCCCAAGGTAATTTTGGGTCATCCAGCAGCATTGAGATTTTACAGTTGATATTTGTTGCTCAGTGTATTCCGGTGCTCGTGTTTTTTTTCGGCAGACTATTCCTTGTTTTTTCAACGGTTTGCAGATATAAGGCTGCATACACTTTTCTGCAGCATCTCGTTGACTTATTAAATCATTGTTGTTGAAAGCACCGTGAGGCAAACGAAGTCCCTTCTTGTTCATTATTTTAGCTGGTCTTCCAGTACCACTTTTACGATTGGTTGTTAAGGATGCCATAAAAcggtaaatagtttaaaaatggaaaattctcggttttaaaatgtttcacaGTAAACTTTTTTCCGAGTTCTTGGTGCATTTGATAGAACTATACAATGCGCTCTCGTAGCGGATCTTTATTGACGGCATTTTAAACACAACTGAATTAGCTgatgcaaaacaaaacatataaGTTTGTAAACAGAGAGAGTATAGTTTTACAGAGgagtacttttctttttttgacttttgcgGTTTGATTTTAGAGggttaaaattattcttatgtTTTAGTTATCAcccgttaaaataaaatataattatataaaactaaacaaacaatataaatgtaattattctattttataaagGCTCCGTGTCCGCGATCAGATTTAGTAACGTTTTCATAGAACTATTCAAAgagattttttgttatttccatATAAAATGATCGACTGtcaaatttaaaatgagttacTTACATAAGATGCAAATGTTATGAGCATTTGCAccttatgtaaatttatataacatttgcatcttattgaaaaaaaagaaaaaaaaagcgctCTAAAATTTGAAATTCGGATTTTGTCGAAATCCGAAAGACAAAAGAAGGAAATTCGTGTCAggtaatgtattttatttagtaattattaaaactttataatttttgttttgttttattagtccAGGATCATCAAAATCCAAAAACACTTCTCTGTACGGGACTCATTAAAATCcaaacaaaacttaataaacttaaacaaaactataaaacaaaaatacaaaaacttataaaattttttccgaCGAAAACCTAAAAACGCTACAGTTGAAAcccattttattaatataaaataaacccatattaattattattagaattaaaagcgcttttataattttttttgttgcatagGGCAAAGAGCCCTAATAATGGCCGGGTCTTATTAAGAGCCGAATTTGGGTCCgcttttattgcatttatttatttggcGGAGCATTTATCTAGTTGTTGATTATacttttctgtttctttaatATATCTATGTTTTAATctaacttttataaatgtttttttcagtcTTGATTTTAAGGAAATCTTATTTTTCTCAAGGTTAATTTAAGTGAATATTTTATGCcgtaaaaagtaatttttggttttttcatgCAACTTTGAGACATATTTTAACGCAATATTCTTTCAAGTATGtctttttggtttattttgatCTGTTGtgtactttaatattattacgTAAACTGTTTTGTTCGTCAATATACGATAGGCAGAAGCATCAATATAACCTAAACTCCCAGATTTCAAATAGGTCTCAATAATAGccatttatttaaccaaataAGAGCCACGGCTCCTATTTTTAATATCGAATTATTACGTGGCTATTATTAGGACAATAGTTTAATTCATTGTGTATATAGTTTAAACACAAATTGTGTCACAATAAATTAGACTTATATGTCCTTATTATAAAAGTTCTAATAACTTATATGTCCTAATTGTATCcttattatagttatatttaatgtttatacatGGTAAAGTAAATActgattatatttaatataaggcTTATATTAACTATAATCAGTATTTACTTTAAGATGTATAAATACTACGTATAATAAGTATTTACTTTACAGTATTTATTATAACGGTTTATTATGTCTGCaagtatgtaattttatttgttttaatgtttgtaaatatttaaagtaatggTTTAAAGTAatggtttgtattttataatttatataatacaaataaacaaaaattattattattaatatttactagctacataacaatttaaaatatatatattttgtatatttaatttaatgctCACTAAGTATTATGTATTATAAGTATTATGTTGTATTTAACCATTGTACTTATGTATGCTATTTCTGTTATATTGATGTATAGATATGTATGATAAGCATACTTTATGCttgtatatgtatttgtttGTGGTATCTGTATATAACCTTACAAAAATCTAATGTAAATACAATATCATAACAATGTAGTCAGTATTCTCTATCTTTTAGTTAATTTGAGTAATTATGGGAAAAACCACgaaaatcacaaaaaagaaTAACAAGATTAAAAAGAACACTGCCTCtagttttaattcaaagttgAACCAGAAAGTGACAAATGTAAAGAGATTTCAGTGGTCCAACAAAGATATGAAAAATGCAATTGCAGCTGTTCAAAATAGTTTAATGTCGCAACGAGAAGCTGCAGCACAATTTAGTATTCCTCGGTCAACCCTTGGTAAATATCTTAAAGGCAATTCAGTTCATGGTGTCAAACCCGGACCTAGTCCAATATTATCAATGAATTTAGAGCTAAAACTTGTTGAATATGCCGCAACAAGAGCTGAACTTGGATTTGGATTTGGAAagagacaatttaaaaaatatgcatcaGATTTAGCCACAAAgcacaatttaaagtttaagcaTTCAACTCCTTCAGAAAAATGGTGGCGCTCATTTAATCAGCgacataaaaatttagttttgcgAAAGCCTGAAGGTACTTCATCAGTCCGTCATCAATGCATGTCTATGCCaaaagttgctaaatatttcTCTTCACTGCATGAAGTTTTGAGTGACACTTGTGCCCTTTTAAAGCCTTCATTAATTTGGAACATGGATGAGTCTGGGCTACAGATGGATTTTAAACCTCctaaaataattgcaaaaagaGGTACAAAACACCTTCAATCTCGCACATCTGGAAAACGTGAAACCATAACCATTATTGCTGCTGTAAATGCTGCAGGTGGTTTAGTACCTCCACATTTGATAGCAAAAGGTAAAACGGGTAGATCCCTTCATTCTTTTAATACTGCAAATGCACCATCAGGCTCAAATTAGAGTTTTAGTGAGACAGGTTGGACAAAGCAAGGAATTGCATTTCTTTGGTTCACTAATACTTTCTTGCCTAATATAGGTAGAGATAGGCCACAAATTCTCATAGTTGATGGTCACGATTCTCATAACTTTGTTGAGTTATTGTCTGTTGCAATcgaaaataacatttatattgtcGAAATGCCAGCGCATTGTTCGCATTGGCTCCAGCCTCTAGATCGCACAGTATTTGGTCCTCTTAAAACCTATTATAATCAAACATGTCATGAATTAATGAATGAATATCCTGGAGTTACTATTGACAAGTCAACTTTTTGTGGCCTTTTTAAGAAAGCCTGGGATCAAGCTCTCACAGCTGCTAATATTATTTCAGGGTTTCGATCATGTGGCAT includes:
- the LOC136081232 gene encoding uncharacterized protein LOC136081232 translates to MKNAIAAVQNSLMSQREAAAQFSIPRSTLGKYLKGNSVHGVKPGPSPILSMNLELKLVEYAATRAELGFGFGKRQFKKYASDLATKHNLKFKHSTPSEKWWRSFNQRHKNLVLRKPEGTSSVRHQCMSMPKVAKYFSSLHEVLSDTCALLKPSLIWNMDESGLQMDFKPPKIIAKRGTKHLQSRTSGKRETITIIAAVNAAGGLVPPHLIAKGRDRPQILIVDGHDSHNFVELLSVAIENNIYIVEMPAHCSHWLQPLDRTVFGPLKTYYNQTCHELMNEYPGVTIDKSTFCGLFKKAWDQALTAANIISGFRSCGIFPYNPSAVPSIAYLPNSVYSIQQLLDSNDLLESNLHPIKTDTKITRSEYAIEEEVDFEVELINKPGNMSESKIDNNLINVDNNSLIWDTHLTHEQFTTFNFLIQNGYDIPDPLYKLYKEFKLKQISCTNTILEIDDSVPMPNESIVTISK